From Suricata suricatta isolate VVHF042 chromosome 1, meerkat_22Aug2017_6uvM2_HiC, whole genome shotgun sequence, a single genomic window includes:
- the LOC115289763 gene encoding LOW QUALITY PROTEIN: heterogeneous nuclear ribonucleoprotein F-like (The sequence of the model RefSeq protein was modified relative to this genomic sequence to represent the inferred CDS: deleted 1 base in 1 codon; substituted 1 base at 1 genomic stop codon), with amino-acid sequence MMLGPEGGEGFVVKLRGLPWSCSVEDVQNFLSDCTIHDRAGGLHFIYTREGRQSGEAFVELESEDDVKMALKKDRESMGHRSIEVFKSHRTEMDWVLKHSGPNSADTASDGFVWLQGLLFGCTKEEIVXFFSGLETVPNGITLPVDPEDKITREAFVQFASQELAEKALGEHKERIGHGYIEVFKSSQEEVRSYSDPPLKFMSVQRPGPYDRPGTARRYIGIVKQAGLERMRAGAYSAGCGGCEEYSSLSNDYGFTTDLFGRDLSYCLSGMYDHRYGDGEFTVQSTTGHCVHMRGLPYKATENDIYNFFSPLNPVRVHIEIGPDGRVTGKADAEFATHEEAAAAMSKDRANMQHRYIELFLNSTAGASNGAYSSQMMQGMGVLAQSTYSGLESQSVSGCYGAGYGGQNSMGAYD; translated from the exons ATGATGCTGGGCCCCGAGGGAGGTGAAGGCTTTGTGGTCAAGCTCCGTGGCCTGCCCTGGTCCTGCTCTGTTGAGGATGTGCAGAACTTCCTTTCTGACTGCACAATACATGATAGGGCTGGAGGCCTTCATTTCATCTACACTAGAGAAGGCAGGCAGAGTGGTGAGGCTTTTGTTGAACTTGAATCAGAAGATGATGTAAAAATGGCCCTTAAAAAAGACAGGGAAAGCATGGGACACCGGTCCATTGAGGTGTTCAAGTCCCACAGAACCGAGATGGATTGGGTGTTGAAGCACAGTGGTCCAAACAGTGCCGACACCGCCAGTGATGGCTTTGTGTGGCTTCAAGGACTCCTGTTTGGATGCACCAAGGAAGAAATTGTTTAGTTCTTCTCAGGGTTGGAAACTGTGCCAAACGGGATCACATTGCCTGTGGACCCTGAGGACAAGATTACAAGGGAAGCCTTTGTGCAGTTTGCTTCACAGGAGTTAGCTGAGAAGGCCCTAGGGGAGCACAAGGAGAGAATAGGGCACGGGTATATTGAAGTGTTCAAAAGCAGTCAGGAAGAAGTTAGGTCATACTCGGATCCCCCTCTGAAGTTCATGTCCGTACAGCGGCCAGGGCCCTATGACCGCCCTGGCACAGCCAGGAGGTATATTGGCATTGTCAAGCAAGCCGGCCTGGAGAGGATGAGGGCTGGTGCTTATAGTGCAGGCTGTGGGGGCTGTGAGGAGTACAGCAGCCTCAGCAATGACTATGGCTTCACCACTGATCTGTTTGGGAGAGACCTCAGCTATTGTCTCTCGGGCATGTATGACCACAGGTACGGAGACGGCGAGTTCACTGTCCAGAGTACCACTGGACACTGTGTCCACATGAGAGGACTGCCATACAAAGCCACAGAGAACGACATTTacaatttc ttctctccactcaACCCTGTGAGAGTCCATATTGAGATTGGCCCTGATGGAAGAGTGACGGGCAAAGCTGATGCTGAGTTTGCCACTCACGAAGAAGCTGCGGCAGCAATGTCCAAAGACCGGGCCAACATGCAACACAGATACATAGAACTTTTCCTGAATTCCACAGCTGGGGCCAGCAATGGGGCGTATAGCAGCCAGATGATGCAAGGCATGGGGGTGTTGGCCCAGTCCACCTACAGTGGCCTCGAGAGCCAGTCTGTGAGTGGCTGTTATGGGGCTGGCTATGGAGGCCAGAACAGCATGGGTGCATATGACTAG